The following proteins are co-located in the Apium graveolens cultivar Ventura chromosome 5, ASM990537v1, whole genome shotgun sequence genome:
- the LOC141724239 gene encoding putative casein kinase II subunit beta-4: MMRERGGGSSKSEVVGGALDRKRINDALDKHLEKSSLNSRVLNLKEKERLSIPSTSAAASSKSQYDSRDTRALVNAKNKCADEDSESDSEESDVSGSDGDDTSWISWFCNLRGNEFFCEVDDDYIQDDFNLCGLSSQVPYYDYALDLILDVESSHGDMFTEEQNELIESAAEMLYGLIHVRYILTSKGMAAMLEKYKNYDFGRCPKVYCCGQPCLPVGQSDIPRSSTVKIYCPKCEDIYYPRSKYQGNIDGAYFGTTFPHLFLMTYGHLKPPKANQSYVQRVFGFKLHKP; the protein is encoded by the exons ATGATGAGAGAGCGAGGCGGTGGATCGTCGAAGTCGGAGGTAGTTGGAGGAGCGTTAGATCGGAAGAGAATCAACGATGCGTTAGATAAGCATTTGGAGAAGTCTTCGTTGAATTCTAGGGTTTTGAATCTTAAGGAGAAGGAACGGCTTTCGATTCCGTCTACTTCGGCTGCTGCTAGTAGCAAATCGCAGTACGATAGTCGCGATACTCGAGCTTTGGTCAATGCGAAGAATAAATGTGCTGATG AGGATTCTGAATCAGATAGTGAAGAGTCTGATGTTAGCGGGTCTGACGGGGATGACACATCTTGGATTTCATGGTTTTGTAATTTGAGAGGCAATGAATTTTTTTGTGAAGTTGATGATGATTATATTCAAGATGACTTTAATCTCTGTGGTTTGAGCAGCCAAGTTCCATACTATGATTATGCACTTGATCTGATATTGGATGTTGAGTCTTCTCAtg GAGACATGTTCACTGAAGAACAGAATGAATTGATAGAATCAGCGGCAGAGATGTTATATGGTCTGATACATGTCCGATATATACTGACCAGCAAAGGAATGGCTGCAATG TTAGAGAAGTACAAGAACTACGActttgggaggtgcccaaaagTTTACTGTTGTGGACAACCCTGCCTTCCAGTTGGTCAATCAGACATCCCGCGTTCAAGTACTGTAAAGATATACTGTCCTAAGTGTGAAGATATCTACTACCCTCGATCCAAGTACCAAGGCA ATATTGATGGGGCATACTTTGGAACCACGTTTCCTCATCTGTTTCTGATGACTTACGGACACCTAAAGCCACCAAAAGCAAATCAGAGCTATGTCCAAAGAGTGTTTGGTTTCAAGCTACACAAGCCATGA